From Mycolicibacterium nivoides, a single genomic window includes:
- a CDS encoding Ppx/GppA phosphatase family protein — translation MRLGVLDVGSNTVHLLVVDARRGGHPTPMSSTKAALRLAEAIDNSGKLTRKGADSLVATVDEFAKIATSSGCAELMAFATSAVRDATNSEEVLARVRAETGVSLGVLSGVDESRLTFLAVRRWYGWSAGRIINIDIGGGSLELSSGVDEEPEVALSLPLGAGRLTREWLAEDPPGRRRVAMLRDWLATELADAGATMRRSGNPDLAVATSKTFRSLARLTGAAPSGAGPRVKRTLTAAGLRQLIAFISRMTAADRAELEGVSAERAPQIVAGALVAEASMRALEIDSVDICPWALREGLILRKLDSEADGTALVETSARDAGR, via the coding sequence GTGCGGTTAGGCGTGCTCGATGTCGGTAGTAACACGGTTCATCTCCTCGTGGTGGATGCGCGCCGTGGCGGACACCCGACCCCGATGAGCTCCACCAAGGCGGCCCTGCGGCTCGCCGAGGCCATCGACAACTCGGGCAAGCTGACCCGAAAGGGCGCCGACAGCCTGGTGGCCACCGTCGACGAGTTCGCCAAGATCGCCACCAGCTCGGGATGCGCCGAATTGATGGCGTTTGCCACCTCGGCGGTGCGCGATGCCACCAACTCCGAGGAAGTGCTGGCCAGGGTGCGGGCCGAGACCGGGGTGTCCCTCGGTGTGCTCAGCGGCGTCGACGAATCCCGGCTGACCTTCCTGGCGGTGCGCCGCTGGTACGGCTGGAGTGCGGGCCGCATCATCAACATCGACATCGGCGGCGGCTCGCTGGAACTGTCCAGCGGGGTCGACGAGGAGCCCGAGGTGGCGCTCTCGCTGCCACTGGGTGCCGGCCGGCTGACCAGGGAATGGCTGGCCGAAGACCCACCTGGGCGGCGCCGGGTCGCCATGCTGCGGGACTGGCTGGCCACCGAACTCGCCGACGCCGGTGCCACCATGCGCCGATCGGGGAACCCGGACCTGGCGGTGGCGACGTCGAAGACCTTCCGGTCGCTGGCCCGACTCACCGGTGCGGCGCCCTCGGGCGCAGGCCCACGGGTCAAGCGGACCCTCACCGCTGCTGGATTAAGACAGCTCATAGCTTTCATCTCTAGGATGACAGCGGCTGACCGTGCCGAACTGGAAGGGGTGAGTGCCGAGCGGGCACCACAGATCGTGGCCGGTGCTTTGGTAGCTGAAGCTAGTATGCGAGCACTGGAGATCGATTCCGTCGACATTTGCCCCTGGGCGTTGCGGGAGGGGTTGATTCTGCGGAAACTCGACAGCGAGGCCGACGGCACAGCCTTGGTAGAGACGTCGGCGCGGGATGCCGGACGTTAA
- a CDS encoding FUSC family protein, translated as MTGPENTPPGTRPISVAELLAKNGTIGAPPVGGRRRRRRGNSDAVTVAELTGEIPIITDDIELEPLDEPVPAPDPLVDTAVVAPIVDEPREPRESREQPQPRDESRVRNGGRNGGPRPQRVKPAPRPAEPEDVRTDAEDDYDAHLAARDADPEPVEFRPRPRRAPYKRPARDYQPSGTGAERMSPDPLYDLDEGAAEEPADALVEADVHEVQDIHGADTDDTAYDDYDDEYGEGSYSSLGPLFGGESVADDMARRPRGRGGVDDLDELDEDLSEDTREADAFDEHDEFDEEQQPSSPLVRALWIVGQCVIAVAFGAGLFIAFDQLWKWNTIVALVLGVLVILGLAGGVRVVRKTEDIGSTLTAVAVGALVTFGPLALLQAS; from the coding sequence ATGACAGGACCAGAGAACACCCCACCCGGCACCCGACCGATCTCGGTAGCGGAGCTGCTGGCGAAGAACGGGACCATCGGGGCACCCCCGGTCGGCGGTCGCCGTCGGCGCCGTCGCGGTAACAGTGACGCGGTGACCGTCGCCGAACTCACCGGCGAGATCCCGATCATCACCGACGACATCGAGCTCGAACCGCTCGATGAACCGGTTCCCGCCCCAGACCCGCTGGTCGACACCGCCGTCGTGGCCCCCATCGTGGACGAGCCGCGCGAACCCCGTGAGTCGCGAGAGCAACCGCAACCGCGCGACGAGTCGCGGGTCCGCAACGGGGGACGCAACGGCGGCCCGCGGCCCCAACGGGTCAAGCCGGCCCCCCGGCCGGCCGAACCCGAGGACGTGCGCACCGACGCCGAGGACGACTACGACGCGCACCTGGCTGCGCGCGATGCCGATCCGGAACCGGTCGAATTCCGGCCGCGCCCGCGTCGCGCGCCGTACAAGCGCCCGGCGCGCGATTACCAGCCTTCGGGCACCGGCGCCGAGCGGATGAGCCCTGATCCCCTCTACGACCTCGACGAGGGCGCCGCGGAGGAGCCCGCCGACGCGCTGGTCGAAGCCGACGTCCACGAGGTCCAGGACATCCACGGCGCGGACACCGACGACACCGCGTACGACGACTACGACGACGAGTACGGGGAAGGTTCCTACTCCTCGCTCGGCCCGCTGTTCGGCGGCGAGTCCGTCGCCGACGACATGGCCCGTCGCCCCCGTGGCCGCGGCGGTGTCGACGACCTCGACGAGCTCGACGAAGACCTGTCCGAGGACACCCGCGAGGCCGACGCCTTCGACGAGCACGACGAATTCGACGAGGAACAGCAGCCCAGCTCCCCGCTGGTCCGCGCGTTGTGGATCGTCGGCCAGTGCGTGATCGCGGTGGCCTTCGGTGCGGGTCTGTTCATCGCCTTCGACCAGCTGTGGAAGTGGAACACCATCGTCGCGCTGGTGCTCGGCGTACTGGTGATCCTCGGCCTGGCCGGTGGCGTGCGCGTGGTTCGCAAGACCGAGGACATCGGCAGCACACTGACCGCGGTGGCGGTCGGCGCGCTGGTCACCTTCGGACCGTTGGCTCTGCTGCAGGCCAGTTAG